In Ammospiza nelsoni isolate bAmmNel1 chromosome 11, bAmmNel1.pri, whole genome shotgun sequence, the genomic window aagggctgagggtgctgcaccagcagagcctggggaccCCGAGAGCAGCGAGTCTGGAGCCATCAGCCTGCGCCCCGTGGAGTCCATCAGCGACCTGTACTGGGCCTCGGGCGGGCACAAGGGCACAGAGGGTgagaggaggggcaggggggctGTGCAAGGCCCGGCTGTGCCCGTGGCCAGGCTCTGACTCCTTCTCTCCCCTGCTGCAGGCAATGGCCCGGCTCCCTCCAGCAGCCTGCACCGGCCCCCAGCTCGGCCCGTGTCCCCCGTGCCCCCGCCGCTCCTGCCCACCCTGCGCCCTGTGCCCCCcgccagcccctgcccctgcctcgGCCCCGGCCAccccctgctgctggccctgctggcgCTCCTGGCACTGTCCAGCCTGGTCCTGGCCACGCTGGCCATCTACCTGAGTGGTATGTGGCACTGGCAGGGTGGGAGATGGGGAATGTGGGGGACCAAAGTGCCCCCGCTCAGCACGCTCCCGTCCTGTCCCCgcagtcctgcagagccagtcGGTGAGGGCGCTGGCCcagtggctgcagagccaggaggacGCCGTGCACCAGCTGCGGGcagccagcaggcagctctgggctcgCCTCAACGCCAGTGCCCAGCCGGGCGGGCACCGCTGAGCTGCCCCTGGCCCCGCCACGGGCTCTGGGCCGCCACGGGAAGGGGCACCGAAGGGCAGGAGGGGGGAGCGGCAGCCTTACCCACTGAGACCTGGCAGCATTACCCCTTGGGGCATAGAGGCAATCCCAGaccctgtcccaggctgtgaGAGAAAGAAACTGGGCTGTAAGGACCTTCATCCGCCCCAGTGACAGCCCTTCCTCTTAACAAGGCAGAAGGCATACTTTATTTAGCCTTTTAATTACCTCTTACAATCAAAGTCTTAGAAAATCACCATGATAGATACATTCCCAGGGTGGCAGGCACTGCCAACTGGCATGGCCCCATGTCCGCCTGGGCAGTGGCCCCCCCGTAATTAATTTCCCACAAGATTACTATTTCATATAAAGCATTTGGCTGCAAAAGGATTGAGAGTaggcagctggcaggactgggcAGAGCTTCCCACTCCACACTGCTCTGCCACCATCACTGatgccaggctggctggggaggCAGGGGCTGTACCCAGCAtggcagggtggggagaacgctcctgccacaggcacagacaccaggaccagctgctctgcagccctgcacagctctgccctcccacCCACTCTTCAGGCTGTGCCAAGCCACCCTGGTGCCCCTGCAAGTCTAGGGAGAGTATACACAAGCCCTGCCACTGAAAGTGGCTGCAGAAGCCTGGGTGAGACCCCCTCCCACTGTGCCACATAGATGCCCAGCCACGGAGCAGGCACACGGCAGCAGGCCACCACCTCCCCCTGCTCTTCTTTTATCCTTCCtatttttggttaaaaaaataaaagacgGGGGCAGCCCCCccttggggcagctccaggcatTAAATACTCTGCTGTACATGAATAAAAGCccgagggctgggggcacctgCCCCTCACAGTGCAGGGTCTGCAGTCcaggtgggctgggggctctgccccCCGTGCCCATCACAGCACATCCGCCCGCTTGTCCCGCACGCGGCTCCGCGCTTTCGTGCGCGCTTTGAAGGCAGCTGAGTTGTAGAGGTGCTGCAAGGAGAGGGACGGAGAGATGAGGGTTGGGAATGCCCCTCTGCTCACCTcgccagcagcacccacacacTCAGGCACTCAGCTGGAACCCCTGGTGGCAGAGGAGGGGACTGTGGGCACAAATGTGGGAGGTGGCACCCACCTTCTCGAAGCGGGAGACCTTGCTGGCTTTCAGAGCAGCCGCATCCAGCACCAAGGGGGGCCCGAGGCCGAAGATCTCCCGTAGCAGCTCATTGTTCTGTGAAAGCAGGGGTCTGTCAACGCccaccagcaccagcccagcactCCCTGGTGCATCTGCCAGCCCATACCTGGAGGTGGTGGTGGATGCCGGAGCCCAGCACCTCCTTAAAGGCTTGGTAGGTGCGCTGGCGTGCCCAGCTGTCCAGGTACATGCACTCCAGGCCAAATCGGATGGTCTCCTCCTGGTACTCTCCAGTCTGAGCAGAGAGAGGGGCATCAGCAATAACCTGGGCACCagccctgtgtgtcccctggcTCTCCAGAGAGGAGTCATCAGGCAGCTGGgaagcaggggcagagcagggcagccccaggctccgGTACCTCGATGAAACGCAGGATGTCCCGGAAGATGGATCGCTGCCTCCGTCGGTCTGTCTTGGCTCGGTACTTGTTGCTCTCAGTAGCCAGGACCTTGAGCTGGGTACACAGGAACTCTGTATGTTGGTGGCACAAGTCCTCCTGCCAAAAAGCAGGGGATTTAGAGGGATGACCTCCAGGCACTGCCcactgccatggccagggcagggctgggggatcaCTGGGGCCAGCCCCTCTGCCTGGGTGCCTGCTGGTCaatgccagctcagcagctccctccctgctgcctgcttaGTGCCCACCCACTGTTCCATGCCAGAGTCCATGCCTTACCTCCAGGTCCTGGGCCAGCTCGAAGAGCAGAGCAATGGTTTCCCCAGCCAGGATGCGCAGGGCAACGCTGCTGCTGGTCAGCAgtgggggcagctgcagccagcgACTGGGACAGGGAGGCAAGAGGGCATCAGAGAGGCCAAGCACTGCCCCAAGAGCTGTGTGCTCCACAGCTGGCTGCCCACACCAGCCTCCACTCACTTCACACCCCACTCACTTGTCCAAAATACTCCTGAGGTGGGAGGGGGGGCAgatggtgaggagcagggacCATGACTGGAGCGCGCTGCAGTGCAGAGGCCCGTGCTGGGCAGGTGCTGAGCCCCCTTCgcctgtgctgggggtgctgaagATGCCCTCCAAGCAGGACAGGCATGAAACCAGGTCCTGGAGGAGAGAAACTGTGCCAGTCAGACCACAGCTGCCATGGAGATgccacactgagctgtgcaCTCGGGACCAAAGGGGGACACACTATACCAAGAGGTGCCAGGAGCCCCTTGGGACAGGGGAGGCTACTCCACCCACAACACCCCATCTGCTGGCtccccccagctcagctccaggctgcccagggaagggggcTGGGCTGTCACTCATGTCCCCGTACCCCTactccagctcagctccaggctgctctggcactgtgggctgagggcaggtggcatggcagccccagggtgcCCTCTTGCAAGGGTACAGACAACACCCAGGCACAGTTACCTCGAggtcagcagcagcaatgtAGCAGCACATGCCCAGGGCCATGGCACACTGGCAAGAGAAGTTAGGGAAACAGTTAGATCGGGCCCAGGATCATGCCAGGCCTGATCCAGCACCCAGCCAAGGGGCAGCCGGGTTGGGATGCCCCTGCTTTGCCCCAGCGCACTCCACAGCACCCAATCCTGTCACCCTCCCGGCACTGCAGGGGCTCCCAAAGGCATTGCCTGGGCTCTCCCCAGCACGGAGGTGTCCCCAGGAGGAAAGGGGCCAGGCTTACGCTCTGCCGGGcgctggggctggctgtgctgtctgTCAGGACGCTGACGAGCAGAGGCTTCAGGCTGCGGAACAACTCTTCTCCCTCCGGGCCGGAGCCCAtctggaggcagaggagggtgaGGACGCTGCCCGCCAGCGCCTGTTCTTCCCCTTTACCTGTGGGCAGCACCAGAGACCTGCCTCAGACACGGCCCAGCGACCCCGCCgaccccgcccgcccgcccggcccctgACCTTTCTTGAGGCACTTCTCCAGGGAGTCGGTGAGCGTGAGGCGGCGCTCCAGCAGGAACTCGGACAGGGTTCTGGAGGACAGGGCCAGGCGCAGGCCCTGCAGTGCCGCCTGCCGCGCCTTGGCGCTGCGAGACACCGCGGCACGTCACGGGCTGGGCTGTCCCGGCACCGGGCACGTCCCTGCCCGCGGCTGGCAGCGCGCCCGGAGCGCCCGCCCGCGTGGGGACACCGCTCCTCACCTCTTGTCCAGGAGGGTGTCCATGTGCTCCTTCAGCCTGtcctccgcctcctcctcctcctggccgTGCTCACTCGTCGCCTCGCTCCCTGCCCGGGCGGCACCACGTGAAGCCGGGAAGGCCGAGGGCGGGCACACCGCGACCCACGTCGGGGTCACCATGGGCTCCGCGTGCCTCACCTGCTCCCTCCTCAGCGGGGCCGGCGCTCtcgctggcactgctgcagtggCTCAGCACCTCGCTGCCGGCCTCCTCCTCGCTGCCGGGCGAGCTCGCCCGGGCGCTGCCGGTGCCGCCTGCGGGGTTGGGAGCAGACTCGTGTGAGCCCGGCGGTGCCAGCCCGGCGCTGTGAGCCCGGCCCCGCCAGCCCGGCCATGTCACACTCAGACCCGACCCCCGGTCCCCTTTCCCGGGCCCCCCTCACTCACGGCGCGCggcgcggcgggagcgcggcaTGGCCGGCGCGCGCGGACCCCgcgccccgcccccgccgggAGAGCCCCGCCCACACCCCGCCCACGCCACGCCCCTGAGAGCGCCCCCGCTATCTGCGCGTGCGCCGCGGGACCTGCCCgagtcccctgtccctgtccctgtcctggtcCCTCTCCTTGTCCTTGGTCGCCTCCCTGCCCCTTTCTCTGACACTCTACCTGCCCTTCTCCCTGTCCAGGCGCTATGttcatccctgctccctcagcatccctgcccctctcctgtcCTGACGCTATCTTCATCCCTGGTCCCTGATAGGAACGGTGCCTACTGATGTCTTTAAGACAATTTGATGGGTGCGGGTCTTTAGGAGAAATCGGTGTTCATGTATTTGAAATGGGTCTTAATGTCTCTTCTAAGCTCAAGCCACACAGGTTTGGTACAGAACCCAGACAGTCTGACTACAGCTCGAATTCCTGAACTTTAAGGCAATAGATAATTGGGTCAGCACAAAGTCTCTTGCAGAACTCAGCCTGAACTTCTGAACTTCAGGGGCAAATGACAGGTTTAGGGGCGGAACACGTGGTAGGCGGTCCGGGAAGGCTGTACCTTCctagtacctcagccaatggggaaaggaagaggacaACAAGCAGCTGGGAGTTAGGATAAAAGGATGCTGCATCGTGAACGTCAGGAGAGAAATTCCGTGGGGATATGGCCCAGTGGAGtctctccctttatttgaataaagttgcaggactcctctgtctcctttatgGACACTGGCCTCTCCTAATGTGATTTTctgcacatccctgccctgtcTGTGTCCTTGCTCTATCTTCATCCCTAGCTACTCAGTATCCCTGCCTGTATCCcttcctctgtccctgtccctgcctgcatcTCATTAGGAAAATCTCATTCCTTGAGTAAAGTACCAATTAGCCTTTCTAGTATGAAATGGTTTGGCCCTTACTAAGATCTATACATCCCCTGTACTGCTGTACACTGCATTGCTGTGGTTGGGTAGGCAGGCAGATAAGGCCCATACCCTGGGTCCTCCCACCATCTGGCCTCACAGATAGGCACCCCTTGGCATAGTGAGACTGACTCCAGAACGAGGAAAGGAGGAGGCCAAAGCCACAAATTGCACTGGCTTTACAAAGCCATGGGGACAAGCAGGCAATCTGTGGAGCCTTGTTGTACCCCAACACTTGTAGGGTGTGAGACCCACATGTGAACCACATTCGAGGTGCCTCTGTttggctgggacaccccctgggTGAGAATAAAGAACATCTCTTGTCATGCTCACCTTGGTGTCCTGGCCTTGCTCCTCAGGTATGAAATGCTCATGAcacctgtccctgcccacagctctgcccctgcctgtaaccctgtccccagtgctggtcccctccctgcctctcctcctaatatccctgcccctgcctgtaTTCCTGCCTTGTTGTCACCCAATACTCAGGGAcacccctccctgctcctgcctgcatccctgacCTGgccatttgctgctgctgccaaccACGGAATCAcagggttggaagagacctttgaTATCACCAAGTCCTACCcagccctaacacctcaactaaaccatggcacatccagcctttttttaaacacatccagggatggtgactccaccacgtccccagtactttatcactctttctgtaaaaaactttctCCTAATATCCAGTATCTCTactcctgtccttgtcccttcTCCTGACTGTATCCCTGTAACCCTGCCCATCTCCCCTCTGTTCTATCTGTACCCCTGTCCCAATCCCTGACCCAAAATGGACCCTATCTCCCTCTTCTTCAtatccctgcccctcctgctgacctttccctgccccatccttgtccccatcccttctcctccctccctgtctccctctccccagcctctgcctgTCTCCTGCCCATGTCCCGACTCCCTGCCCCTTTTTGCTCTTTCCCGCTCTGTTACAGCCCCCGCCCATCCGCCTGGCCCCGAGCCGAGCTCCCAGGTGTGTTTCTGTCATTTGGCTCTTCGCTGTTTATTTGGGCCACGGGGGCAGTCGCGGGCTCCTTCGCACTTTCGTTTCCAGCTTGGCAGAGCTAGAAACTGAAAATTGCGTCGAGAACAGAAACCGAAACTCCCGATCTCCCGGTTTAAGGCAGCACGGGCTGAAACATCCCACACGTACTGCCTGCTCCCGGCATCGAGGGGCTCCGGGGGCTCTGCTGGCGCTGCACCGGCCGCATCCCCCTGCAGGGGACGGCACAGCCTCCCTGGTGATGCCGGCATCAGCCGTGTCCCACCGACGGTGCTGCCACCAGGAGCCTCAGAGAAACTGGCTATGTCTGCATCTCATTGCCTGCAGCGGTGCCGGGCatctgctggcactggggacagcctCATTCCATTGCCCgtggtggcactgccacatCCCTTGCCCCTGCTCACACCATGGCACAGCGTGAGCCGTGtcccagcactggctgtgccccagcctggacactggggctctgtCTGTCAGGGGAGACCCTGTGTCACCGAAGGCACGGGGCTGTGAGACCCTGTGTCACCGAAGGGGCTGTGAGACCCTGTGTTACCGAAGGCACCGGGCTATGAGCCCCACGGCACCCCAGGGCCagcctgcaggctgctgcctctctgccacGGCCAGCCGAGCTGGGTGTCAGGGTGACCgcagtcccctcccagcccccgCAGGGTGGCACCGGAGACACCCGGAGCATCCCGGGGAAACGACCAGGGGCCACCTTAAGTTCCCCGCGGTGACGCATCGGGGCGGTGGCCCGGGAAGGtttaaaagctgctgcaggcagaagCAGCCTGTGGGCGTGGAGTGCTGCGGGCAGGAGTAGAGGTAAGAGGCAGCAAATCAGAAGAGGACAAAGGGAGCGATACACCTGTCAGGATGGATGTGGACCCGGCGGCATCCATGGACGGACTGAGAACAGTAACTGCCAGGGAGCTGGATGGCTGGATCGCCAGaaccctgcagcccagcccggAGTTCTCTGCACAGGTGAAGGGGACAGTGTGGAAAATCTGTGAATTCCTGAAGAGGAAGTGCTTTGAGGATAATATCCACGTCCAAAAGACCGTCAAGGTGAGTGCTGCCCGACTTGGGGGCTAGCTGCCACCCCTGCTGCCACCCTTCCCACTGCCCcatgctccagctcctgccctgcctcagtttcccttggcagctccAGGAGTGGTGGCAGCCGAtcctggtgctggcagtggTGCTGAGCAAGCAGGGTCTCTCTCTGCAGGGTGGATCAGCAGGAAAGGGCACAGCTCTGAAGAACAGCTCTGATGCTGATGTGGTGCTCTTCCTCAGCTGCTTACCCAGCTACGAGGACCAGAGGAACAACAGAAGGGTTATCCTGGATTTGATCATGATAAGGCTGAAGGACTGCAGGGAGAGCTTGCAGTTCGATGTGTGCATTGGTGAGCCCAGGTACAAAGGTCCTGACAGCACACCGcgctccctcagcctttctcTGTCCTCCCCGGAGACTGGAGAGTCCATTGATGTGGACATCCTGCCTGCCTATGATGCTTTGGGTAagggctgcaggctggcacagggacaggcagtggTGTCAGTGCTGGGATGGCTCTCACCCTTCTTCTCACCCTCCTTCTCACCCCACAGGGCAGGTGACCCAGGATGCCCCACCAAACCCAGAAGTGTATGTGAGGCTCCTGCATGCCTACAGCCACCCCGGGGAGTTTTCCCCCTGCTTCACTGAGCTGCAGAAGAAGTTTGTGAAGCATCGCCCTGCCAAGCTGAAGGACCTCCTGCGCCTGGTCAAGTACTGGTACAAGAAGGTGAGGGCCGCCCAGCTTTCCCAGTTCCCAACAGACACCCATCCCAGCCAGCTCTCACCTCCATCTGTTcttctccccagctgctgtATCCACAGTACCCCGATGCGCACCTGCCCCCTAAGTatgccctggagctgctgaccATCTATGCCTGGGAGGAGGGCAcaggctcctcctgcagctttgACATGGCTCAGGGCTTCCGcacagtgctggagctgctgggccgGCACCGGGACATCTGCATCTACTGGGAGGAGTACTactcactgcagcacagagacaTTGGTGCCCACGTCAAGGGCTTGCTGAGCAGTCCCCGGTGAGGACCGTGCCCAGTGGGATTGTGCCTGCTGGCCCCATGGTACTGCCCAGGGCTGACAGCAAAACACTCTGTGTTTTCAGCCCTG contains:
- the LSMEM2 gene encoding leucine-rich single-pass membrane protein 2 — protein: MPREAAEDTMGRAEGAAPAEPGDPESSESGAISLRPVESISDLYWASGGHKGTEGNGPAPSSSLHRPPARPVSPVPPPLLPTLRPVPPASPCPCLGPGHPLLLALLALLALSSLVLATLAIYLSVLQSQSVRALAQWLQSQEDAVHQLRAASRQLWARLNASAQPGGHR
- the IFRD2 gene encoding interferon-related developmental regulator 2 produces the protein MPRSRRAARRGTGSARASSPGSEEEAGSEVLSHCSSASESAGPAEEGAGSEATSEHGQEEEEAEDRLKEHMDTLLDKSAKARQAALQGLRLALSSRTLSEFLLERRLTLTDSLEKCLKKGKGEEQALAGSVLTLLCLQMGSGPEGEELFRSLKPLLVSVLTDSTASPSARQSCAMALGMCCYIAAADLEDLVSCLSCLEGIFSTPSTGEGGSAPAQHGPLHCSALQSWSLLLTICPPSHLRSILDNRWLQLPPLLTSSSVALRILAGETIALLFELAQDLEEDLCHQHTEFLCTQLKVLATESNKYRAKTDRRRQRSIFRDILRFIETGEYQEETIRFGLECMYLDSWARQRTYQAFKEVLGSGIHHHLQNNELLREIFGLGPPLVLDAAALKASKVSRFEKHLYNSAAFKARTKARSRVRDKRADVL
- the LOC132078135 gene encoding 2'-5'-oligoadenylate synthase 1-like, producing the protein MDVDPAASMDGLRTVTARELDGWIARTLQPSPEFSAQVKGTVWKICEFLKRKCFEDNIHVQKTVKGGSAGKGTALKNSSDADVVLFLSCLPSYEDQRNNRRVILDLIMIRLKDCRESLQFDVCIGEPRYKGPDSTPRSLSLSLSSPETGESIDVDILPAYDALGQVTQDAPPNPEVYVRLLHAYSHPGEFSPCFTELQKKFVKHRPAKLKDLLRLVKYWYKKLLYPQYPDAHLPPKYALELLTIYAWEEGTGSSCSFDMAQGFRTVLELLGRHRDICIYWEEYYSLQHRDIGAHVKGLLSSPRPVILDPADPTGILGQDKNWNLMAQAAASYCRSLPCLANVQPWNVQPARPVTIEVMQLSGTRLTQRVSPYTTIGQLKDMIHQSWGISPYQQRLAQQEPGRNNITLQDSDTLATHSIFYNTTLMLLQTELQRMQVLVKDDKNRTTTYTVLPTDTVRQLKEQIQARQGPSANEQRLTYGSRELQDQHTLQHYDIRPMSTIYMLLRLRGGAGPQLPQLPACLTS